The DNA sequence CACACGCGATTTCGGTAGCTCGCAGGCCGTGCGCGGCAGTGACTTCCAATTGCGCTTTGCCTTGTATTGCCTGCACCCAGTTCTCAAGCAATTCAAACTGTCCTTTGTGTTCTCCGCTCTGCTTGATATCTTTTTGCGAGAAACCGGCAAATCTCACGCTGCGGAAGTCTTCGATGACGATGCCCTTGCCACTGCCGAAGATCTCGATGTGTTCCTTTGGGATTGCCGGGTGTCCCAGAGCGCAGTACACGATAGTTGCGAGCGAGCCATCACCGAAACGGAGAAGCGCGGTAACATTGTCAGGGGCGTTGACCGAGCGGGAGTCGGCATCGATGCGATCCGCACGGATATCCACGGGGTCCTGTTCAGCAAACCAACAGCACAAATCAAAGAAGTGGACGCATTCGCCGAGGATTCTGCCGCCTCCCACTTCCGGGTCCATTGTCCAATGCCCCGGAGGAAGCTGGCCCGCATTGCACCGATAGAGCAACATCTTCGGTCCATGCATTTGTCCCATGGCTTTTTTCGCAAGCAACGAAAATTTGGAGAAGCGTCGATTGAAGCCCACGGAAAGCAAGAGACCTGTTCGTTCGACGGCAGCACACACTTCTTTTGCGTCATCAACCGTGAGAGCCAATGGCTTCTCTACAAACACGTGCTTTCCTGCGTCAATGGCATCAAGGGCCATGGACTTGTGCAGATTATGGCGCGTTGCAATCACAACACCGTCTATCGAAGAGTCCGCGAGTATCTCTCGATAGTCGGTTGTGCAATAGTCCGCCCCGACCTTTTCGCCGGCTTGCTTGGCTTTCGCGCCGGTTGCGCTGCAGACTGCGGCAACTCGCACTCCGGACATGCGCTGCAGGTTCGGCAAGTGGAAGGCGTTGGCGAATCCTCCCGCCCCGATTACTGCGATTCGCAAGTCGCTTTGCTTCGATGAGGCTGTCTTCAGCGTGAATTTGCGCGTGACTGCAGGCGATTCAGCTTGAGGTGTCGGATACTTGAGCAGCGCGGAAACGGCGCCGGATTCGGGATCCAGTATAGTCTTGTACGCATCGTCGGCATCTCCGACATCTTTGGTGACGGATACCAGCGGGCGTACCTTGACCTTTCCTTCCGCAATCATGCGAAGGAACTCCGCCATATTGCGACCCTCGGTCCACCGGACATAGCCGATGGGATAGTCGAGGCCTTTCTCCTCATACTCAGGGTTATACCGGCCGGGGCCATAGGAGCACGAAAGGCGAAAATCGAGCTCCTTCATATACATGGATTCGCGGGCCAATTGCATACCAACTGCGCCGACCACAGACACACGTCCTTTTTGGCGGCACAAATCCAGCGCCGAATTCGTTACTTCGCTGCCTTTGGATGCGGCGCAGATTAGCACGCCATCCGCGCCATATCCGCCCGTGAACTCGTCGGTAATACTAGAGAGTTCACCGGGGGCGCAGACGGCCTCGGCGCCCAATGAGGCGGCCAAGTCCCTCTTCGCCTGGATAGGGTCGGAGCAAATAACGCGGCAGCCAGCTGCTCGCAGAATCTGAAGAGTCAATTGCCCGAGAAGTCCGAGTCCCATAACAATGAAGGTTTCGCCGAAGGTGGGAAACAACTGCCTGACGCCCTGCATCCCAATAGCGCCCAGAGTCACAAAGGCCGCTTCATCGAGTTCTACTCCATCGGGGATGGGGGTGAGAAGGTTTTGAGGGACGACGTCATACTCGGCGTGACTTGCATAGCCAACACCAGCGCACGCGACACGGTCGCCGACGCGGTATCCATGGAGCTTCGGCCCGCACTCAACAATCACCCCGGCGGCACTGTAACCCGGAGCTTGAAACTCGAACAGCTTGCTCTTAACGAGGTCGATAGTCTGCCGAATGCCAACGCTCGCGATCTTTCGCTTCAGTTTTTCGACGTTGAGCGGATCGCGCGCCTTCTTGGCCACAAACGACGCAGTGCCGCCGCTGGAGACAAATCCCGATTCGGTACCGGAGCTGATTAGTGAATAGTGAATCTGGACTAGCGCGCCATTTTCGACAAGGCACGGCGGGGGAACCTCTTCGACGTGGACTTTTCCCCCTTTTACGAGAACCTGCTTCATTGAGGACCCGAATTCCCAGCGGTTTCGAAACACGTGTGACTGTTCAGCTCGATGATACAGGAGGGTAACAAATGGCGGTTGACGGCTGCAATTCACTCTTGGTGCTCTCACAAGCGGTCTTTCTATACCGAGTCAGTGAGTTGTTAATCGTAGCGGACTTTTCTCCTTGATCTATGCCTTGGTGTCGGTGCTAGGCTCTTTGCTGATTTGGTGGACTCAGGGGAATGTACTTATGCTTTTTTCTCCGTTATCGAGGTTAATCCAGCTTGTGATTCTTGCCGTAGCGCTTCGTGGCACCGGTCACGGGGCAGGCTTTGTCGTACTCAATTTGACGATTGCTGGGCTAGCTCCAAGGGGTTGTCTTCCTGCAATGTCCTTCCTGGCCGCCGTGAGTGCCATCGTGGACCGGTTGATTCCATCTTTTCCCGACGGGGCTTTCTACGCATTTTCTGTGGCTACAGTATCATTGTTCAGCTTTGTTCGAACATGGCGTGGAGTGGCACCCGACGATTCCAGATGGCTAAAACGAGAAAGCAGGGCCGCTATCCTGAACTTGGGGGCACTACTCCTTCTTGTATATGGTCTGCTTATAAGAGGCGCACATCTGCCGACGTCAATCGCATGGGCTTTCATCTGTCTGTTACTTGCGGAAGGACGTGTGCGATTCCCCACTGCCAGCAGGATGAAAGAAGTTTTACTTAACGGCGCGCTGATGCTGTGTGCAACATTTATCGGGCTTGGCCTCTGCGAGATTGGCTTAAGACTTCTTTTGGAGCCAGCGCTGCCGGTGCACTCCAACTACCGCATTGGCGATCCAGAGTTGCTGTTCATCAATAATCCCGGTGCGCGGATAACAGTGCCACTGGAGCATTACGGCGAGTACTACGATGATCCCGATAGACGGGAGTCTTTCGAAATAGCGATTTCCGAACAAGGATTCCGGGACAATTTTGTGGCGGCCAAGTTGCCCGGTGAATTTCGCATTCTTATGCTCGGCGACTCGTTTACATTCGGTTACGGCGTCGAGTCTGCGCAGACGATTCCTAAAGTACTTGAGAAGATACTTCAGTCGCGAATGCCAGACCGGAAGGTGACGGTAATCAATGCTGGAGTTGAGGGGTACGCGCCTTGGCAAGAGCATTTGCTCCTCAAGAGGAAAGGGATAAGCCTTGAGCCTGATTTGGTGATCCTCCAGACGTTCACCAATAACGACATCAGCGACTCATTGACGCGAAAAGGAAAATACTTGCGTTCGTATTACAAATCGATCGTTGAGCGCCAGCTTGCCTTTCAGTACCAGATGTATTTTCACATTCGTGTTCAGCGCTGGCTGAGAATGCACAGCAGAGTCTATCAATTGCTTGTAACGGCGACCGGACGAGAAAACCTGCTAGCGGGGGTTTTGGAGTCAATTAGGTTTGTTCCCGAATTGCCCAAGCTTAGTCTGCCTC is a window from the Candidatus Hydrogenedentota bacterium genome containing:
- a CDS encoding bi-domain-containing oxidoreductase; translated protein: MKQVLVKGGKVHVEEVPPPCLVENGALVQIHYSLISSGTESGFVSSGGTASFVAKKARDPLNVEKLKRKIASVGIRQTIDLVKSKLFEFQAPGYSAAGVIVECGPKLHGYRVGDRVACAGVGYASHAEYDVVPQNLLTPIPDGVELDEAAFVTLGAIGMQGVRQLFPTFGETFIVMGLGLLGQLTLQILRAAGCRVICSDPIQAKRDLAASLGAEAVCAPGELSSITDEFTGGYGADGVLICAASKGSEVTNSALDLCRQKGRVSVVGAVGMQLARESMYMKELDFRLSCSYGPGRYNPEYEEKGLDYPIGYVRWTEGRNMAEFLRMIAEGKVKVRPLVSVTKDVGDADDAYKTILDPESGAVSALLKYPTPQAESPAVTRKFTLKTASSKQSDLRIAVIGAGGFANAFHLPNLQRMSGVRVAAVCSATGAKAKQAGEKVGADYCTTDYREILADSSIDGVVIATRHNLHKSMALDAIDAGKHVFVEKPLALTVDDAKEVCAAVERTGLLLSVGFNRRFSKFSLLAKKAMGQMHGPKMLLYRCNAGQLPPGHWTMDPEVGGGRILGECVHFFDLCCWFAEQDPVDIRADRIDADSRSVNAPDNVTALLRFGDGSLATIVYCALGHPAIPKEHIEIFGSGKGIVIEDFRSVRFAGFSQKDIKQSGEHKGQFELLENWVQAIQGKAQLEVTAAHGLRATEIACAVSRQCIQPNAIPDGPSDSPV